The Bacteriovorax sp. Seq25_V genome includes a region encoding these proteins:
- a CDS encoding acyl-CoA dehydrogenase, with translation MAKYKTDLKDVNFNLFNMCDIGKEAAEFGYGEAELKDILLQFDKFVENEIYPTRTPGDEEGVKMVNGNVKVPDCFGPLNQKFYENGWYALGYPEDIGGMPAPHALKIACYSMAIGANVSWSMYYGLTQGAMNVILKVGSQEQKDLYVPKMMEGTWGGTMCLTEPGAGSDVGAAKTTAKPLGNGKYAINGVKIFISSGESDLYSNNIHLVLAKTPGAAEGTKGLSLFIVPRFDVETGKSNNVRCTKLEDKMGLHGQATCELTFGQDGECVGELIGNEFDGMANMFIMMNEARLLCGLQGESQANLAYMLTEQYAKERSQFGAEIINFPDVKRMLLKMRSTARGLRALCLYTGNLFDRAEKGDKAAEAEIALFIPICKSYCSDEGFNVSVDAIQTHGGYGFCTEYGVEQFARDTKIASIYEGTNGIQAIDFVIRKILKDKAQTFFAVGKKIQKAMAADEAKVWSHEVAMIGKSMEMSEKILEKMTKMAMSKNESGILAHATDFLNYCGNLVLSWLLLEHAIVASKELQSASGEEDKKFYQSKIDDFKVFCQYQLTRNIGLANSILNFDEDLTKITV, from the coding sequence ATGGCTAAGTACAAAACAGATTTAAAAGATGTAAATTTTAATCTTTTTAACATGTGTGATATCGGAAAAGAAGCCGCCGAATTTGGTTACGGTGAAGCTGAATTAAAAGATATCCTACTTCAATTTGATAAATTTGTTGAAAATGAAATTTATCCAACTCGTACACCAGGTGATGAAGAAGGCGTAAAGATGGTAAATGGGAACGTTAAAGTTCCAGATTGCTTCGGTCCGCTTAATCAAAAGTTTTATGAAAATGGTTGGTACGCTCTAGGTTACCCTGAAGATATCGGTGGAATGCCAGCTCCACACGCACTTAAAATTGCATGTTATTCAATGGCAATTGGAGCAAACGTTTCATGGTCAATGTATTATGGACTAACTCAAGGTGCGATGAACGTAATTTTAAAAGTTGGTTCGCAAGAGCAGAAAGATTTATATGTGCCAAAAATGATGGAAGGAACTTGGGGAGGGACAATGTGTCTTACTGAACCAGGTGCTGGGTCTGATGTTGGTGCAGCGAAGACAACTGCAAAGCCGCTTGGCAATGGAAAGTACGCAATCAATGGTGTGAAGATTTTTATCTCTTCAGGAGAAAGTGATCTTTACAGTAATAATATCCACCTTGTTTTAGCAAAGACTCCGGGAGCTGCTGAGGGGACGAAAGGACTTTCACTTTTCATCGTTCCTCGATTTGATGTTGAGACTGGAAAATCAAATAACGTAAGATGTACAAAACTTGAAGATAAAATGGGACTTCATGGTCAAGCGACATGTGAATTAACATTTGGTCAAGATGGAGAGTGTGTTGGAGAGCTAATCGGTAATGAGTTTGATGGTATGGCCAACATGTTTATCATGATGAATGAAGCAAGACTTCTTTGTGGACTTCAAGGTGAGTCACAAGCAAACCTTGCATATATGCTAACTGAGCAATACGCAAAAGAAAGAAGTCAGTTTGGGGCTGAGATTATTAATTTCCCAGACGTAAAAAGAATGCTTCTAAAAATGAGATCAACTGCAAGAGGTTTAAGAGCACTTTGTCTTTATACAGGAAATCTTTTTGATAGAGCTGAAAAAGGTGATAAAGCTGCTGAAGCAGAGATCGCACTATTTATTCCAATTTGTAAGTCATACTGTTCGGATGAAGGCTTCAATGTTTCTGTTGATGCTATTCAAACTCACGGTGGATATGGATTCTGTACTGAGTATGGTGTTGAACAGTTTGCTAGGGATACTAAGATTGCTTCAATCTATGAAGGAACAAATGGTATTCAGGCAATCGACTTTGTAATAAGAAAAATATTAAAAGATAAGGCGCAAACATTCTTCGCAGTTGGTAAGAAAATACAAAAAGCAATGGCTGCTGATGAAGCAAAAGTATGGTCTCACGAAGTTGCGATGATTGGTAAATCAATGGAAATGAGTGAGAAAATTCTTGAGAAGATGACAAAAATGGCAATGAGTAAAAATGAAAGTGGAATTCTTGCTCATGCTACAGATTTCTTAAATTACTGTGGGAACTTAGTTCTCTCTTGGTTGTTACTAGAGCATGCAATCGTTGCAAGCAAAGAACTTCAATCAGCTTCAGGTGAGGAAGATAAGAAATTCTATCAATCAAAAATTGATGATTTCAAAGTTTTCTGCCAGTACCAGTTAACAAGAAATATTGGTCTTGCTAACAGTATCTTGAACTTTGATGAAGATTTAACAAAAATAACAGTTTAA
- a CDS encoding class I SAM-dependent RNA methyltransferase: MTNESFFFASCPTGAEELLLTELKSHKLFGKISRGGVSFKAENKKAISFTVQTRIASRVYKEVHYFYVRNEKDIYPNSKKIKWDDYIKPQHTFKISTLLDREANRVFRNSIFLSQLLKDSLVDNQREQFGKRSDVDTNNADVSFLQRIEATKKDFLAKVYVDLTGISLDKRGYRDSTHRAPLRENLAAALVSSSSWNPKKGIYFDPMVGSGTLLIEAILLKAGITPAFITLRNRVRLSFMKQDWFLNSDLKSWFNTFSERLVDDAMREIKNFEPGTFFANDIDTENIKFTIEHLRKVFGRADFVTFFNEDFLQMDNPLPGPATIIFNPPYGERINPSSEINEFYHDIGEVLKNKYQGSTAYIFTLHGDLRKNIRLKATKKLPFFNGDLDCRLLEYKLD; the protein is encoded by the coding sequence ATGACTAATGAAAGCTTCTTTTTTGCTTCATGCCCAACTGGTGCTGAAGAATTATTATTAACAGAACTCAAATCTCACAAGCTATTTGGAAAAATCTCTCGCGGAGGTGTTTCTTTTAAAGCTGAGAACAAGAAAGCAATCAGCTTTACTGTTCAAACGAGAATTGCGAGTCGTGTTTACAAAGAAGTTCACTACTTCTATGTTCGCAATGAGAAAGATATTTATCCAAACTCTAAGAAAATTAAGTGGGATGATTACATCAAGCCACAACACACATTTAAAATCTCGACACTTCTTGATCGTGAAGCTAATCGCGTTTTTAGAAACTCAATTTTCCTTTCTCAGCTTTTAAAAGATTCACTTGTTGACAATCAAAGAGAGCAATTTGGAAAAAGGTCTGATGTTGATACAAATAATGCAGACGTATCATTTCTTCAAAGAATTGAAGCGACTAAAAAAGACTTTCTTGCAAAAGTATATGTTGATCTAACAGGAATCTCTCTTGATAAGAGAGGATATAGAGACTCAACCCACAGAGCACCTCTTAGAGAGAACTTAGCGGCGGCACTTGTTAGCTCTAGTTCATGGAATCCAAAGAAAGGTATCTACTTTGATCCAATGGTAGGATCAGGTACTCTACTAATCGAAGCAATTCTTCTAAAAGCTGGAATTACACCGGCCTTTATTACTCTTAGAAATAGAGTTAGACTTTCCTTCATGAAACAAGATTGGTTTCTAAATTCTGATCTTAAGTCTTGGTTTAATACATTTAGTGAAAGACTTGTTGATGATGCAATGAGAGAGATTAAGAATTTTGAGCCCGGAACTTTCTTTGCTAACGATATCGATACTGAGAATATTAAGTTTACGATTGAACACTTAAGAAAAGTATTTGGTCGAGCAGACTTTGTAACTTTCTTTAATGAAGATTTTCTACAAATGGACAATCCACTTCCTGGTCCAGCGACAATTATATTTAATCCTCCATACGGAGAAAGAATCAATCCAAGTAGTGAAATTAATGAGTTTTACCACGATATTGGAGAGGTATTAAAAAACAAATACCAAGGTTCAACAGCGTATATCTTCACTCTCCACGGAGATCTTAGAAAGAACATTCGCCTCAAAGCGACAAAAAAACTTCCATTTTTTAATGGTGATCTCGACTGTCGTCTTCTTGAATATAAGCTAGACTAA
- a CDS encoding homoserine kinase has translation MGDYTKLTISEIAEIFELYVTDSIESFRALSLGISNSNYEIITANNKYLLKVSNDKNKEQVLDEMRILEELRKSDYPYSIIPIKTLSGELVYEKGSYYGVLFPFVDGIPPGPGDSTCFEIGMALAKLHITKANTEGLRPSEELSYPASIIAEYSKQSTCPDDFKELLDGLLQDRLQKYLTTNFDKGIIHGDLYYDNTLFHNDHIVAVLDFEQSGVGEFILDLGISISGSCLEKGRISLPLMESYLRGYESVRPLPLIEKEFLNDAVILGLFSIALWRIKRFKEGTLNPLMADSYKQLLYRAEIFKQTVETND, from the coding sequence ATGGGTGATTATACAAAACTAACTATTTCAGAAATAGCTGAAATCTTTGAACTATATGTGACAGATTCGATTGAATCTTTCAGGGCCTTATCCCTTGGAATTTCTAATTCTAATTACGAAATTATCACAGCAAATAACAAGTATTTGCTAAAAGTTTCGAATGATAAAAATAAAGAACAAGTTCTCGATGAAATGCGCATTTTAGAAGAGCTTCGAAAGAGTGATTATCCTTATTCAATAATTCCAATCAAAACACTTTCGGGTGAATTAGTTTATGAAAAGGGCTCATACTATGGGGTACTTTTTCCATTCGTTGATGGAATTCCACCTGGACCGGGAGACTCAACTTGTTTTGAAATAGGAATGGCCCTTGCAAAGCTTCATATCACCAAGGCCAACACAGAAGGTCTGCGCCCGAGTGAAGAACTAAGCTACCCGGCTTCTATAATTGCAGAGTACTCCAAGCAATCAACTTGCCCAGATGACTTCAAAGAATTACTTGATGGTTTATTACAAGATAGACTTCAAAAATATCTAACAACAAACTTCGATAAGGGCATCATTCACGGTGACCTTTATTATGACAACACTCTCTTCCACAATGACCATATTGTGGCCGTTCTTGATTTTGAACAAAGTGGAGTTGGTGAATTTATTCTCGACCTAGGGATTTCAATTTCAGGAAGCTGCCTTGAAAAAGGAAGAATTAGTTTACCATTAATGGAGTCATATCTTCGAGGATACGAATCGGTAAGGCCTTTGCCTTTAATCGAAAAAGAATTTTTAAACGATGCTGTTATACTAGGACTTTTCTCTATAGCTCTATGGAGGATTAAAAGATTCAAAGAAGGAACCCTTAATCCACTGATGGCCGATAGCTATAAACAACTTCTATATCGTGCAGAAATATTTAAACAAACGGTAGAAACTAATGACTAA